A region of Actinobacillus porcitonsillarum DNA encodes the following proteins:
- a CDS encoding Cof-type HAD-IIB family hydrolase → MNVPFRAIISDLDGTLLNGDHKIGQFTIETLSKLSQKGVDIYFATGRNLPDVKHIISKVDVKEAMLVTSNGARANFLSGERVISHYLPETLAFELMNLPFDPTKVCVNSYQGDEWFINIDLEQLKKYHKDSGFSYQVVDFSKHHGEQTEKVFFIGKTLADLQPLEQKIRETYGDDVYVVYSTPQCLEVMNKNVSKANALSELTQRRGYGLKDCIVFGDGMNDFEMLSQAGKGCIMANADPRLKASLPQHEIIGNHKDEAVASYLRAIMGII, encoded by the coding sequence ATGAACGTACCTTTTCGCGCGATTATTTCAGATTTAGATGGCACACTATTAAATGGTGACCATAAAATTGGTCAGTTTACGATAGAAACGCTGAGTAAATTATCTCAAAAAGGTGTTGATATTTATTTTGCCACGGGAAGAAATTTACCAGATGTAAAACATATCATTAGTAAAGTAGATGTAAAAGAAGCGATGTTAGTGACTTCTAATGGCGCAAGAGCCAATTTCTTGTCAGGCGAGCGAGTTATTAGTCATTATTTACCTGAAACATTAGCTTTTGAATTGATGAATTTGCCTTTCGACCCAACTAAAGTTTGTGTGAATAGTTATCAGGGCGATGAATGGTTTATCAATATTGATTTAGAGCAGCTCAAAAAATACCATAAAGATTCCGGATTTAGCTATCAGGTTGTGGATTTTAGCAAACATCATGGCGAGCAAACAGAAAAAGTCTTTTTTATCGGGAAAACCCTAGCGGATTTGCAGCCGCTTGAGCAGAAAATTCGTGAAACTTATGGCGATGATGTTTATGTTGTTTATTCTACGCCACAATGTTTAGAAGTGATGAATAAAAATGTTTCTAAAGCGAATGCACTAAGTGAATTAACACAACGCCGAGGTTATGGCTTAAAAGATTGTATTGTTTTTGGTGATGGGATGAATGACTTTGAAATGTTAAGCCAAGCGGGGAAAGGATGTATTATGGCAAATGCTGATCCGCGTTTGAAAGCCTCACTTCCACAACATGAAATTATTGGGAATCATAAAGATGAAGCTGTAGCAAGTTATTTGCGTGCCATCATGGGGATTATTTAG
- a CDS encoding transposase-like zinc-binding domain-containing protein, translated as MKYEQNNCPFCQSTRIKKYSTSNNIQRYFVINAIKHLPSRIN; from the coding sequence TTGAAATATGAACAAAATAACTGTCCATTTTGCCAAAGTACAAGAATAAAGAAATATAGCACATCAAATAATATTCAACGATATTTCGTCATAAATGCTATAAAACATCTTCCTTCAAGAATAAATTAG
- a CDS encoding efflux RND transporter periplasmic adaptor subunit, translating to MKLKLKPLILILALGVGVGSYFYINKTEEANQVHYITEPVKRTTIDKNVLATGSVRASQRTEVGAQVSGKIISLNVKLGQAVKKGDLIAEIDASNQSNSLSTAEASLASYQAKLKSAQVALEVAQSNYARLSKLYKSDSASLSDLETAKNTLASAKATVDEVKSQIQTAQISVNDAKTNLNYTQIISPMDGIIVSVPVSVGQTVNSNQTSPTIVQVADLSKMLIKLEISEGDIAQVQEGQEIRFTTLAEPNRAYQSKIDTVDPALTTLTDNNYTEESGNTEAIYYYANALVDNADNRLRIGMTVQGQVNIAKRENVLVVPTSTLKKKGDKTTIQVLNNNQVEEKDIQTGLSDSQYTEVISGINEGEQVVVTQRADSEKVSSEPRRRMF from the coding sequence ATGAAACTGAAATTAAAACCCCTTATTCTTATTTTAGCTTTAGGCGTTGGTGTTGGGAGCTACTTTTATATCAATAAAACGGAAGAAGCTAATCAAGTTCACTATATTACAGAACCGGTGAAACGTACCACGATTGATAAAAATGTACTCGCCACAGGTTCAGTTAGAGCAAGTCAAAGAACGGAAGTTGGCGCACAAGTTTCGGGTAAGATCATTAGCTTGAATGTTAAGCTTGGACAAGCGGTTAAAAAAGGCGATTTAATTGCAGAAATTGATGCGAGTAACCAAAGTAATAGTTTGAGTACAGCAGAGGCAAGTTTAGCCTCTTATCAGGCTAAGTTAAAATCGGCGCAAGTAGCGTTAGAAGTTGCGCAATCTAACTATGCTCGTTTAAGTAAACTGTATAAATCGGATAGTGCTTCATTAAGTGATCTCGAAACGGCTAAAAATACGCTAGCTTCAGCAAAAGCAACCGTCGATGAAGTGAAATCACAAATTCAAACTGCACAAATTTCGGTTAATGATGCGAAAACAAATTTGAATTACACACAAATTATCTCGCCAATGGATGGGATTATTGTCTCGGTTCCGGTGTCTGTGGGGCAAACGGTAAACTCTAATCAAACATCGCCAACAATTGTACAGGTTGCAGATTTATCGAAGATGTTGATAAAACTGGAGATTTCAGAGGGCGATATTGCTCAGGTACAAGAGGGGCAAGAGATTCGCTTTACGACTCTTGCAGAGCCTAATCGTGCCTATCAAAGTAAGATCGATACGGTTGATCCGGCTTTAACCACATTGACGGACAATAATTACACAGAAGAGTCTGGAAATACCGAAGCGATCTATTATTATGCAAATGCATTGGTCGATAATGCAGATAATCGTTTACGAATTGGGATGACTGTGCAAGGTCAAGTGAATATCGCTAAACGAGAAAATGTTTTAGTTGTGCCGACTTCGACTTTGAAGAAGAAGGGAGATAAAACAACGATTCAAGTGTTGAATAATAATCAAGTGGAAGAAAAAGACATTCAAACAGGGTTATCCGACAGTCAATATACCGAAGTAATTTCGGGTATAAATGAGGGAGAGCAAGTTGTTGTTACTCAACGGGCAGATAGTGAAAAAGTGAGCAGCGAGCCTCGCCGCCGTATGTTCTAG
- the odhB gene encoding 2-oxoglutarate dehydrogenase complex dihydrolipoyllysine-residue succinyltransferase: MTTEILTPVLPESVADATVATWHKKAGDSVKRDEVLVEVETDKVVLEVPSPVDGILSEILQESGSTVVSSQVLGKISTTQAGDFIQNVATNSVEATPADRKTSAIEHDHSDADSQGPAIRRLLAEHGIEANQVQGTGVGGRLTREDINAYLAKREAQQAKSAMATEQNTVSTVAYSSRSEKRVPMTRLRKRIAERLLEAKNSTAMLTTFNEVDMQPIMTLRKTYGEKFEKQHGVRLGFMSFYIKAVVEALKRYPEINASIDGDDVVYHNYFDISIAVSTPRGLVTPVIRNCDKLSMAEIEKTIKTLAEKGRDGKLTVEDLTGGNFTITNGGVFGSLMSTPIINPPQSAILGMHAIKDRPVAVDGQVVIRPMMYLALSYDHRLIDGRESVGFLVAVKDLLEDPTRLLLEI, encoded by the coding sequence ATGACAACTGAAATCCTAACTCCTGTTCTCCCTGAATCTGTGGCTGATGCGACTGTCGCAACATGGCATAAAAAGGCAGGCGATAGCGTAAAACGCGATGAAGTTTTAGTTGAAGTAGAAACAGATAAAGTCGTACTTGAAGTCCCATCTCCGGTGGATGGTATATTGAGTGAAATCTTACAAGAAAGCGGATCTACCGTTGTTTCTTCGCAAGTATTAGGCAAAATTTCAACCACACAAGCGGGCGATTTTATCCAAAATGTTGCAACAAACAGTGTAGAAGCAACACCAGCGGATAGAAAGACCTCTGCGATTGAACACGATCATTCTGATGCCGATTCACAAGGTCCTGCAATTCGCCGTTTACTGGCTGAGCACGGTATTGAAGCAAATCAAGTTCAAGGTACTGGCGTTGGCGGCCGATTAACTCGTGAAGATATCAATGCTTACCTTGCAAAACGTGAAGCACAACAAGCAAAATCTGCCATGGCGACAGAACAAAATACGGTAAGCACTGTGGCTTACTCTTCTCGTAGCGAAAAACGTGTGCCAATGACCCGTCTACGCAAACGCATTGCAGAACGCTTACTTGAAGCTAAAAATTCAACGGCAATGCTAACAACATTCAATGAAGTTGATATGCAGCCAATTATGACGTTACGTAAAACCTATGGCGAGAAATTTGAGAAACAGCATGGTGTACGTTTAGGCTTTATGTCTTTCTATATTAAAGCTGTTGTTGAAGCACTCAAACGCTACCCTGAAATCAATGCTTCGATTGATGGCGATGATGTGGTTTATCACAACTATTTCGATATCAGCATTGCTGTTTCTACCCCTCGTGGTTTAGTCACACCGGTTATTCGCAATTGCGATAAACTCTCTATGGCGGAAATTGAGAAAACAATCAAAACACTTGCGGAGAAAGGTCGCGATGGTAAATTAACCGTTGAAGATTTAACTGGTGGGAATTTCACAATTACCAATGGTGGCGTATTTGGTTCACTGATGTCTACCCCAATTATCAACCCGCCTCAAAGTGCAATTTTAGGCATGCATGCTATTAAAGATCGCCCAGTGGCAGTTGATGGACAAGTGGTTATTCGCCCTATGATGTATCTAGCGCTCTCTTATGATCACCGCCTCATTGATGGCCGTGAATCCGTTGGTTTCTTAGTGGCGGTAAAAGATTTACTTGAAGATCCAACACGTCTATTATTAGAAATCTAA
- the leuA gene encoding 2-isopropylmalate synthase produces the protein MNKNNIIIFDTTLRDGEQALKASLTVKEKLQIALALERLGVDVMEVGFPVSSAGDFESVKTIAQNIKNSRVCALSRAVDKDIDVAAEALKVAEAFRIHTFIATSALHVEAKLKRSFEDVVEMAIHAVKRARGYTDDVEFSCEDAGRTGIDNICRIVEAAIKAGATTVNIPDTVGYCLPTQYGGIIADVMNRVPNIDKAVISVHCHNDLGMATANSLTAVLNGARQIECTINGIGERAGNTALEEVVMAIKTRQDMFNGLDTRINTQEIHRVSQMVSQLCNMPIQPNKAIVGANAFAHSSGIHQDGMVKNKNTYEIMSPETIGLKKEKLNLTARSGRAAVRNHMAEMGYQDSDYDLDKLYTAFLELADKKGQVFDYDLEALAFIDMQAGDGDRLKLDVITSQTISTLPASAFVQVELDGVKLSQVSNGGNGPVDAVFNSILKITGLDLKMSHYNLTAKGEGAEALGQVDIVVEHEGRKFHGVGLATDIVESSARALIHAINAIYRAHKVAHLKAKKA, from the coding sequence ATGAACAAAAACAATATCATTATTTTCGATACCACGCTTCGTGATGGCGAACAAGCACTTAAAGCGAGTTTAACCGTAAAAGAAAAACTACAAATTGCACTTGCGTTAGAACGCTTAGGTGTTGATGTGATGGAAGTGGGTTTCCCTGTTTCTTCTGCCGGCGATTTTGAATCGGTCAAAACCATTGCTCAAAATATTAAAAACAGCCGCGTTTGTGCTTTATCTCGTGCTGTCGATAAAGATATTGATGTTGCAGCTGAAGCATTAAAAGTTGCTGAAGCATTCCGTATTCATACTTTTATTGCAACCTCTGCCTTACACGTGGAAGCAAAACTAAAACGTTCATTTGAAGATGTGGTAGAAATGGCTATCCATGCTGTTAAACGTGCGAGAGGTTATACCGATGATGTGGAATTTTCTTGTGAAGATGCAGGTCGTACCGGTATTGACAATATCTGCCGTATTGTTGAAGCAGCGATTAAAGCAGGCGCAACCACGGTAAACATTCCGGACACCGTAGGTTATTGTTTACCAACCCAATATGGCGGCATTATTGCAGATGTAATGAACCGTGTACCGAATATCGATAAGGCTGTAATTTCGGTTCACTGTCATAATGATTTAGGTATGGCAACTGCAAACTCTCTTACCGCTGTTTTAAATGGTGCACGACAAATTGAATGTACCATTAACGGCATTGGTGAACGTGCCGGTAATACCGCATTAGAAGAAGTAGTAATGGCTATTAAGACCCGTCAAGATATGTTCAACGGCTTAGATACTCGTATCAATACCCAGGAAATTCATCGTGTAAGCCAAATGGTCAGCCAGCTTTGTAATATGCCAATTCAACCAAATAAAGCGATTGTGGGCGCTAATGCTTTTGCACATTCATCGGGTATTCACCAAGATGGTATGGTAAAAAATAAAAACACCTACGAGATTATGTCGCCTGAAACGATTGGTTTGAAGAAAGAGAAATTAAATCTAACCGCTCGCTCAGGACGTGCTGCGGTACGCAACCATATGGCTGAAATGGGCTATCAAGATAGCGATTATGACTTAGACAAACTCTATACCGCTTTCTTAGAATTAGCGGATAAAAAAGGACAAGTCTTTGACTACGACCTTGAAGCACTCGCTTTCATTGATATGCAAGCTGGCGATGGAGATCGCTTAAAATTAGATGTGATTACCTCACAAACTATCAGCACCTTACCAGCTTCTGCCTTTGTTCAAGTTGAGCTTGATGGTGTGAAATTAAGTCAGGTATCAAATGGCGGTAATGGCCCGGTAGATGCGGTATTTAATAGCATCTTAAAAATTACCGGCTTAGACTTAAAAATGTCGCATTATAACCTAACAGCTAAGGGCGAAGGCGCTGAAGCATTAGGGCAAGTAGATATTGTGGTGGAACACGAAGGTCGTAAATTCCACGGCGTAGGCTTGGCAACCGATATTGTTGAATCATCAGCTCGAGCTTTGATCCACGCCATTAACGCAATTTATCGTGCACATAAAGTCGCACACCTAAAAGCGAAAAAAGCCTAA
- a CDS encoding IS110 family transposase codes for MDNPLYYVGIDIAKAKFDVAIKLQNGKHKHKVFKNNPEGFQSLMQWLNTFGETFHCVMEATNIYHEALADFLFQQQITVSVINPKCSANFTRTDNLRSKTDKIDAKMLADYADEKRHKLPIYQPISPAQRELLRKNRQLDHLKKQLAQEKTRLTMLIDSDCIASTQQMIAFIKAQINALEKTIKQCVNADNTLKNNVKLLCTIPAIGFATAVQLIAHLGDGNRFKNAKAAATFTGLTPMIKSSGKSLNTVIGISKIGQSDIRKALFCPAMNFAFGCYKNSVYRSFVLRLLECGKPKMVIITALMRKLVTIAQAVLQKQTAFNLDTFMK; via the coding sequence ATGGATAACCCATTATATTACGTTGGCATTGATATTGCCAAAGCTAAATTTGATGTTGCCATTAAATTACAAAACGGCAAACATAAGCATAAAGTGTTTAAAAATAATCCGGAAGGATTTCAATCACTTATGCAGTGGCTCAATACATTTGGTGAAACTTTTCACTGCGTAATGGAAGCCACCAATATTTATCACGAAGCCCTAGCTGATTTTCTGTTTCAACAGCAAATCACCGTTAGCGTAATTAACCCTAAATGTAGTGCAAATTTCACGAGAACCGATAATTTACGCTCTAAAACCGACAAAATCGACGCCAAAATGCTTGCCGATTATGCCGATGAAAAGCGTCATAAATTACCGATTTATCAGCCAATTTCCCCTGCTCAACGGGAATTGTTGCGTAAAAATCGCCAACTTGACCACCTGAAAAAACAGTTGGCACAAGAAAAAACACGGCTAACGATGTTGATTGATAGCGATTGCATTGCTTCAACACAGCAGATGATTGCCTTCATCAAAGCGCAGATTAATGCTTTGGAGAAAACGATTAAACAGTGCGTTAATGCAGATAACACATTGAAAAACAATGTAAAATTGCTTTGCACTATTCCTGCTATTGGCTTTGCAACCGCCGTTCAACTGATTGCCCATTTAGGTGATGGCAATCGTTTTAAAAATGCAAAAGCTGCAGCCACTTTTACAGGCTTAACCCCGATGATTAAAAGTTCGGGGAAAAGTTTAAATACCGTTATTGGTATCTCAAAAATCGGGCAATCCGACATTCGCAAGGCGCTCTTTTGTCCTGCAATGAATTTTGCCTTTGGCTGCTACAAAAATAGCGTATATCGCTCGTTTGTATTGCGGTTGCTTGAGTGTGGTAAGCCTAAAATGGTAATTATCACTGCTTTAATGCGTAAATTAGTCACTATTGCACAGGCTGTATTGCAAAAACAGACGGCATTTAATTTAGATACATTTATGAAATAA
- a CDS encoding ABC transporter substrate-binding protein, translated as MKTCKTLLVSALAIFSLNSLAQELPNVAITAIVEHPALDTIRKGVVDQLEKEGFVDGKTVKINFQSAQGSTATAAQIARKFVGDKATVIIPISTPSAQPVVAATKTIPIVYSAVTDPVAAKLVKSWEPSGTNVTGVSDHKPMQPQLELAQKLVSNLQSIGYVYSAGEVNSAIVLEELKEVAAKAGIKVVPVAVQRSADIGTAARSLNGEVQAIYISEDNAVVSAYEALHKAALEIKVPVIASDSDTVKRGALAAYAVNQYDIGVETGKVASRILKGEKAGNIPTHEVSKMSLSLNQQTAKEFGISIPEPLKIEAKDIF; from the coding sequence ATGAAAACATGCAAAACATTACTTGTCTCAGCATTAGCCATTTTTAGTTTAAATAGTCTGGCTCAAGAATTACCAAATGTAGCTATTACTGCGATTGTTGAGCACCCGGCTTTAGATACAATTCGTAAAGGGGTGGTTGATCAGCTAGAAAAAGAAGGCTTTGTGGATGGGAAAACGGTCAAAATCAACTTCCAATCAGCACAAGGCAGTACCGCAACAGCGGCACAGATTGCACGTAAGTTTGTTGGAGATAAAGCTACTGTCATTATTCCAATCTCAACACCTTCAGCACAGCCTGTTGTTGCAGCAACGAAAACCATTCCTATCGTATATTCAGCGGTGACCGATCCTGTTGCTGCTAAATTAGTGAAATCTTGGGAGCCAAGTGGCACCAATGTAACGGGAGTATCCGACCATAAACCGATGCAACCGCAGTTGGAATTAGCACAAAAATTAGTGTCTAATTTACAATCAATTGGTTATGTATATAGTGCCGGGGAAGTGAATTCTGCGATTGTCTTAGAAGAATTAAAAGAGGTGGCTGCGAAGGCGGGGATAAAAGTTGTGCCGGTTGCGGTACAGCGTAGTGCCGATATTGGTACAGCGGCTCGTAGCTTAAATGGCGAAGTACAAGCCATCTATATTTCAGAAGACAATGCTGTAGTATCCGCTTATGAAGCATTGCATAAAGCAGCATTGGAGATTAAAGTTCCAGTGATTGCTTCTGATAGCGATACGGTCAAACGAGGTGCTTTAGCCGCTTATGCGGTAAACCAATATGATATTGGTGTTGAAACCGGGAAAGTTGCCTCTCGTATCTTAAAAGGAGAAAAAGCCGGAAATATTCCAACTCATGAAGTGAGTAAAATGTCTCTTTCTCTTAATCAACAAACGGCAAAAGAGTTTGGTATTTCTATTCCAGAGCCTTTAAAAATAGAAGCAAAGGATATTTTTTAG